A single genomic interval of Lathyrus oleraceus cultivar Zhongwan6 chromosome 7, CAAS_Psat_ZW6_1.0, whole genome shotgun sequence harbors:
- the LOC127102801 gene encoding uncharacterized protein LOC127102801, whose amino-acid sequence MDVTHSFLSLDCEEKSGLKLSSMDGSMIIDTPTLGLILTLWVCLNCLLTIYGKSFGMDLMCLTLRDLDVILGMNWFEFNHVHIKCFSKTVSFPEFYNSDDLFVSAKQVNEFVKEDVAVFMILAFMNEETKSVLVELHVVSHIPKVCPDDINDFPPEREVEFAIDLIPGTSQVSVVPYRASASDLGELKKQLEDLLEKMFVHPSVSSWGASVFHRGEEEGQ is encoded by the coding sequence ATGGATGTGACACATTCATTTCTTTCGCTTGATTGTGAGGAGAAGTCGGGTTTGAAATTATCCTCTATGGATGGGAGCATGATTATTGATACCCCGACTCTAGGTCTGATACTCACTTTGTGGGTTTGTTTAAATTGTCTGCTTACTATCTACGGCAAGAGTTTTGGTATGGATTTAATGTGTCTAACTTTGAGggatctcgatgttatccttggAATGAACTGGTTTGAGTTCAATCATGTTCATATCAAGTGTTTTTCGAAGACGGTGTCATTTCCAGAGTTTTATAATAGTGATGATTTGTTCGTGTCGGCTAAGCAAGTGAATGAGTTCGTGAAGGAAGATGTTGCAGTGTTTATGATATTAGCTTTTATGAATGAAGAGACTAAATCTGTGTTGGTCGAGCTACATGTGGTGAGCCATATTCCAAAAGTGTGTCCAGATGATATTAATGACTTTCCGCCAGAACGTGAGGTGGAGTTTGCTATAGACCTAATACCTGGTACTAGTCAAGTGTCGGTGGTTCCTTATAGGGCGTCTGCTTCAGATTTGGgtgaattgaagaagcaactgGAAGATCTGCTTGAGAAGATGTTTGTTCATCCGAGTGTTTCATCGTGGGGTGCGTCGGTGTTTCATCGTGGGGAAGAAGAAGGACAGTAG